A genome region from Camarhynchus parvulus chromosome 15, STF_HiC, whole genome shotgun sequence includes the following:
- the FOXN4 gene encoding forkhead box protein N4 isoform X2, whose protein sequence is MIESDIPSIMSGIIRNSGQNHHPSQEYRLLASDPSQLSEDELPGDLQSLSWLTSVDVPRLQQMASGRMDFSLGAQSAMLQQTGAVGNAMHSTPGAMIHVQASLPQGILGLNSISTHGANMSPYAVGGQLSPGLQTQQQLFPPPHPPPPHPHPPPPHSQQVFALAQNPQQCNPAAIYNTSYGTQPHYSQPRLAPHSAQELHPKHYPKPIYSYSCLIAMALKNSKTGSLPVSEIYSFMKEHFPYFKTAPDGWKNSVRHNLSLNKCFEKVENKLSGTSRKGCLWALNPAKIDKMEEEMQKWKRKDLAAIHRSMANPEELDKLITDRPESCRRPSKQAEPEGPPLGRISVSQLQPQPIMTLSLQPLPLHHQLQTQARLAPNSPAPAQTPPLHTLPDMSHSPLPQHPMGRAPDFPNVAVDMSTEVDALDPSIMDFALQGNIWEEMKDDSFSLDTLGAFSNSPLHLSDCELGTPGLTPVSSGSDRSFSDLQVTGLYTTYTTLDNVAAAQYMNPQGNKPIPLL, encoded by the exons GCTCCTGGCCTCAGACCCATCCCAGCTGAGTGAGGATGAGCTGCCAGGGGATTTGCagtccctgtcctggctgacATCCGTGGATGTGCCTCGGCTCCAGCAGATGGCCAGTGGGAGAATGGATTTCAGCCTGGGGGCCCAGAGTGCCATGCTCCAGCAGACAG GTGCTGTGGGGAACGCGATGCACTCAACGCCCGGAGCGATGATCCACGTCCAAGCCAGCCTCCCCCAGGGAATCCTGGGCCTCAATTCCATTTCCACACATGGAGCCAAT ATGAGCCCCTACGCCGTGGGTGGGCAGCTGTCCCCTGGTTTGCAAACACAGCAacagctcttccctcctcctcatcctcctcctcctcatcctcatcctcctcctcctcactcccAGCAGGTGTTTGCCCTGGCCCAGAACCCCCAGCAG TGTAACCCAGCAGCAATCTACAACACATCCTATGGGACACAGCCACACTATTCCCAGCCACGCCTGGCTCCCCACTCTGCCCAGGAACTGCACCCAAAGCATTATCCCAAGCCCATCTACTCCTACAG CTGTTTGATCGCCATGGCCCTGAAGAACAGCAAGACTGGGAGCCTGCCCGTGAGCGAGATCTACAGCTTCATGAAGGAGCACTTCCCCTACTTCAAG ACTGCCCCTGATGGGTGGAAGAATTCCGTGCGCCACAACCTGTCCCTGAACAAGTGCTTTGAGAAGGTGGAGAACAAACTGAGCGGGACCTCCCGCAAGGGCTGCCTGTGGGCCCTCAACCCCGCCAAGATCGACAAGATGGAGGAGGAGATGCAGAAGTGGAAGAGGAAGGATTTGGCTGCTATTCACAGGAGCATGGCTAACCCAG aggagctggacaAGCTGATCACCGACAGACCCGAGAGCTGCAGGCGGCCCAGCAAGCAGGCAGAGCCCGAGGGGCCCCCCCTGGGCCGGATCTCCgtgtcccagctccagccccagcccatcatgacgctgtccctgcagcccctcccgCTGCACCACCAGCTCCAGACCCAGGCTCGCCTCGCCCCCAACTCGCCAGCACCTGCACAAACCCCTCCTCTGCACACCCTGCCTGACATGAGCCacagccccctgccccagcaccccaTGGGACGTGCCCCGGACTTCCCCAACGTGGCGGTGGACATGAGCACGGAGGTGGATGCTCTGGATCCCAGCATCATGGATTTCGCACTGCAAG GGAACATTTGGGAGGAGATGAAAGACGACAGCTTCAGCCTGGACACCCTGGGTGCCTTCAGCAACTCCCCCCTGCATCTCTCCGACTGCGAGCTGGGCACACCCGGCCTCACGCCCGTGTCCAGCGGCAGCGACCGCTCCTTCTCCGACCTGCAGGTCACTGGCCTTTACACCACCTACACCACCCTGGACAATGTGGCAGCTGCTCAGTACATGAACCCCCAAGGCAACAAacccatccctctgctctga
- the FOXN4 gene encoding forkhead box protein N4 isoform X1, whose amino-acid sequence MIESDIPSIMSGIIRNSGQNHHPSQEYRLLASDPSQLSEDELPGDLQSLSWLTSVDVPRLQQMASGRMDFSLGAQSAMLQQTGAVGNAMHSTPGAMIHVQASLPQGILGLNSISTHGANMSPYAVGGQLSPGLQTQQQLFPPPHPPPPHPHPPPPHSQQVFALAQNPQQVLCNPAAIYNTSYGTQPHYSQPRLAPHSAQELHPKHYPKPIYSYSCLIAMALKNSKTGSLPVSEIYSFMKEHFPYFKTAPDGWKNSVRHNLSLNKCFEKVENKLSGTSRKGCLWALNPAKIDKMEEEMQKWKRKDLAAIHRSMANPEELDKLITDRPESCRRPSKQAEPEGPPLGRISVSQLQPQPIMTLSLQPLPLHHQLQTQARLAPNSPAPAQTPPLHTLPDMSHSPLPQHPMGRAPDFPNVAVDMSTEVDALDPSIMDFALQGNIWEEMKDDSFSLDTLGAFSNSPLHLSDCELGTPGLTPVSSGSDRSFSDLQVTGLYTTYTTLDNVAAAQYMNPQGNKPIPLL is encoded by the exons GCTCCTGGCCTCAGACCCATCCCAGCTGAGTGAGGATGAGCTGCCAGGGGATTTGCagtccctgtcctggctgacATCCGTGGATGTGCCTCGGCTCCAGCAGATGGCCAGTGGGAGAATGGATTTCAGCCTGGGGGCCCAGAGTGCCATGCTCCAGCAGACAG GTGCTGTGGGGAACGCGATGCACTCAACGCCCGGAGCGATGATCCACGTCCAAGCCAGCCTCCCCCAGGGAATCCTGGGCCTCAATTCCATTTCCACACATGGAGCCAAT ATGAGCCCCTACGCCGTGGGTGGGCAGCTGTCCCCTGGTTTGCAAACACAGCAacagctcttccctcctcctcatcctcctcctcctcatcctcatcctcctcctcctcactcccAGCAGGTGTTTGCCCTGGCCCAGAACCCCCAGCAGGTACTG TGTAACCCAGCAGCAATCTACAACACATCCTATGGGACACAGCCACACTATTCCCAGCCACGCCTGGCTCCCCACTCTGCCCAGGAACTGCACCCAAAGCATTATCCCAAGCCCATCTACTCCTACAG CTGTTTGATCGCCATGGCCCTGAAGAACAGCAAGACTGGGAGCCTGCCCGTGAGCGAGATCTACAGCTTCATGAAGGAGCACTTCCCCTACTTCAAG ACTGCCCCTGATGGGTGGAAGAATTCCGTGCGCCACAACCTGTCCCTGAACAAGTGCTTTGAGAAGGTGGAGAACAAACTGAGCGGGACCTCCCGCAAGGGCTGCCTGTGGGCCCTCAACCCCGCCAAGATCGACAAGATGGAGGAGGAGATGCAGAAGTGGAAGAGGAAGGATTTGGCTGCTATTCACAGGAGCATGGCTAACCCAG aggagctggacaAGCTGATCACCGACAGACCCGAGAGCTGCAGGCGGCCCAGCAAGCAGGCAGAGCCCGAGGGGCCCCCCCTGGGCCGGATCTCCgtgtcccagctccagccccagcccatcatgacgctgtccctgcagcccctcccgCTGCACCACCAGCTCCAGACCCAGGCTCGCCTCGCCCCCAACTCGCCAGCACCTGCACAAACCCCTCCTCTGCACACCCTGCCTGACATGAGCCacagccccctgccccagcaccccaTGGGACGTGCCCCGGACTTCCCCAACGTGGCGGTGGACATGAGCACGGAGGTGGATGCTCTGGATCCCAGCATCATGGATTTCGCACTGCAAG GGAACATTTGGGAGGAGATGAAAGACGACAGCTTCAGCCTGGACACCCTGGGTGCCTTCAGCAACTCCCCCCTGCATCTCTCCGACTGCGAGCTGGGCACACCCGGCCTCACGCCCGTGTCCAGCGGCAGCGACCGCTCCTTCTCCGACCTGCAGGTCACTGGCCTTTACACCACCTACACCACCCTGGACAATGTGGCAGCTGCTCAGTACATGAACCCCCAAGGCAACAAacccatccctctgctctga